A single window of Electrophorus electricus isolate fEleEle1 chromosome 16, fEleEle1.pri, whole genome shotgun sequence DNA harbors:
- the LOC113569333 gene encoding CMRF35-like molecule 7 isoform X3, translating into MKILLLFILYLISVIEESTSQVTAKSGGGVRIKCKYEEGYETNKKYFCKSEETTCSYQIITEAKHTWVHEDRFSLYDDTNAKVFWVVMRNLTVKDSGTYQCGVDITDKAKEDMHTPVKLKVKAATTSDTQCTLNQKPQPLRTALRTWNRRNFNFHYDQSCVCVSHAGSEGNFIPHWVYQKEKQEANIIQTAVPSRLLTQPGGFTFCL; encoded by the exons ATGAagatcctcctcctcttcatcctctacCTGATCTCAG TGATAGAAGAGTCCACGAGTCAAGTGACAGCAAAATCAGGAGGAGGAGTCAgaatcaaatgcaaatatgaggaaggatatgaaacaaacaagaaatattTCTGCAAGAGTGAAGAAACAACATGCAGTTACCAAATAATAACAGAAGCTAAACACACATGGGTGCATGAAGACAGATTTTCTCTGTATGATGATACCAATGCTAAAGTCTTCTGGGTGGTAATGAGAAACCTCACTGTGAAGGATTCTGGAACCTACCAGTGTGGAGTGGATATAACAGACAAGGCAAAggaagacatgcacacaccagtGAAACTGAAGGTAAAGGCAG CAACAACCAGtgacacacagtgtactctcaaccagaaaccacagcccttGAGGACTGCACTGCGCACATGGAACAGGAG GAATTTCAACTTTCACTATGATCAgtcttgtgtctgtgtttctcatgCTGGTTCTGAAGGGAATTTCATACCTCATTGGGTCTAtcagaaagagaagcaagaAGCAaa CATCATCCAAACGGCAGTCCCTTCAAGACTCCTCACACAACCAGGGG GTttcactttctgtctgtga
- the LOC113569333 gene encoding CMRF35-like molecule 5 isoform X2 has product MKILLLFILYLISVIEESTSQVTAKSGGGVRIKCKYEEGYETNKKYFCKSEETTCSYQIITEAKHTWVHEDRFSLYDDTNAKVFWVVMRNLTVKDSGTYQCGVDITDKAKEDMHTPVKLKVKAASSKRQSLQDSSHNQGVSLSVCDYEETKDTRSHSDTGASTVYSTVGLPTKPSYPSQTVYALAQPPSCTHDMDIYSTAQLPTTPSDYSVGGTVGKNIC; this is encoded by the exons ATGAagatcctcctcctcttcatcctctacCTGATCTCAG TGATAGAAGAGTCCACGAGTCAAGTGACAGCAAAATCAGGAGGAGGAGTCAgaatcaaatgcaaatatgaggaaggatatgaaacaaacaagaaatattTCTGCAAGAGTGAAGAAACAACATGCAGTTACCAAATAATAACAGAAGCTAAACACACATGGGTGCATGAAGACAGATTTTCTCTGTATGATGATACCAATGCTAAAGTCTTCTGGGTGGTAATGAGAAACCTCACTGTGAAGGATTCTGGAACCTACCAGTGTGGAGTGGATATAACAGACAAGGCAAAggaagacatgcacacaccagtGAAACTGAAGGTAAAGGCAG CATCATCCAAACGGCAGTCCCTTCAAGACTCCTCACACAACCAGGGG GTttcactttctgtctgtgacTATGAGGAGACTAAAGACACCAGAAGCCATTCTGACACTGGAGCTTCTACAGTCTACTCTACTGTTGGTCTACCCACCAAGCCCTCTTATCCCTCACAAACTGTTTATGCTTTAGCTCAGCCACCATCATGCACCCATGATATGGACATTTACTCCACAGCTCAATTACCCACAACTCCATCTGATTACTCAGTAGGAGGCACAGTTGGTAAGAACATCTGCTGA
- the LOC113569333 gene encoding uncharacterized protein LOC113569333 isoform X1: MKILLLFILYLISVIEESTSQVTAKSGGGVRIKCKYEEGYETNKKYFCKSEETTCSYQIITEAKHTWVHEDRFSLYDDTNAKVFWVVMRNLTVKDSGTYQCGVDITDKAKEDMHTPVKLKVKAGISTFTMISLVSVFLMLVLKGISYLIGSIRKRSKKQTSSKRQSLQDSSHNQGVSLSVCDYEETKDTRSHSDTGASTVYSTVGLPTKPSYPSQTVYALAQPPSCTHDMDIYSTAQLPTTPSDYSVGGTVGKNIC, translated from the exons ATGAagatcctcctcctcttcatcctctacCTGATCTCAG TGATAGAAGAGTCCACGAGTCAAGTGACAGCAAAATCAGGAGGAGGAGTCAgaatcaaatgcaaatatgaggaaggatatgaaacaaacaagaaatattTCTGCAAGAGTGAAGAAACAACATGCAGTTACCAAATAATAACAGAAGCTAAACACACATGGGTGCATGAAGACAGATTTTCTCTGTATGATGATACCAATGCTAAAGTCTTCTGGGTGGTAATGAGAAACCTCACTGTGAAGGATTCTGGAACCTACCAGTGTGGAGTGGATATAACAGACAAGGCAAAggaagacatgcacacaccagtGAAACTGAAGGTAAAGGCAG GAATTTCAACTTTCACTATGATCAgtcttgtgtctgtgtttctcatgCTGGTTCTGAAGGGAATTTCATACCTCATTGGGTCTAtcagaaagagaagcaagaAGCAaa CATCATCCAAACGGCAGTCCCTTCAAGACTCCTCACACAACCAGGGG GTttcactttctgtctgtgacTATGAGGAGACTAAAGACACCAGAAGCCATTCTGACACTGGAGCTTCTACAGTCTACTCTACTGTTGGTCTACCCACCAAGCCCTCTTATCCCTCACAAACTGTTTATGCTTTAGCTCAGCCACCATCATGCACCCATGATATGGACATTTACTCCACAGCTCAATTACCCACAACTCCATCTGATTACTCAGTAGGAGGCACAGTTGGTAAGAACATCTGCTGA
- the LOC118242659 gene encoding polymeric immunoglobulin receptor-like encodes MEILLIFILYQTLLNPITKHTWVHEGRFSLHDNTSAKVFWVVMRNLTVEESGTYQCGVDIERWTDTYRPVKLKVKADSCCGNSMSETLYVGGIVNISCSFSESTRSDPMFLYKSVDTAVCTYKTSITESRRWINEGNSLLYDDRAKQMLTVTIRNVTVQDFGTYWCGAESDWESDHGYKVYIAQMYLRVTGEWIPY; translated from the exons ATGGAGatcctcctcatcttcatcctctaCCAGACACTTCTAAATCCCATCA CGAAACACACATGGGTGCATGAAGGCAGATTCTCTCTGCATGATAATACCAGTGCTAAAGTCTTCTGGGTGGTAATGAGAAACCTCACAGTGGAGGAGTCTGGAACCTACCAGTGTGGAGTGGATatagagagatggacagacacatacagaccaGTGAAACTGAAGGTGAAGGCAG ACTCATGCTGTGGAAATTCTATGAGTGAGACTCTCTATGTAGGAGGAATTGTAAACATCAGCTGCAGTTTCTCAGAATCCACCAGAAGTGACCCTATGTTTCTCTACAAGAGTGTGGACACTGCTGTTTGTACTTATAAAACATCAATTACAGAGAGTAGAAGATGGATAAATGAGGGAAACAGTTTACTGTATGATGACAGAGCAAAGCAAATGCTGACTGTAACTATCAGAAACGTAACAGTACAGGACTTTGGTACATACTGGTGTGGAGCTGAATCAGACTGGGAATCTGATCATGGGTACAAGGTTTATATCGCACAGATGTACCTGAGAGTGACTGGTGAGTGGATACCATATTGA